In the genome of Cheilinus undulatus linkage group 6, ASM1832078v1, whole genome shotgun sequence, one region contains:
- the sprn gene encoding shadow of prion protein produces the protein MSGINQFVATCWTCLLLSAFLCEPVLSKGGRGGSRGSSRGSPSRSSTAGTYRGGGAYGGTRSRFRVAGRSSPVRVASAAAAGAAVALTADKWYASAYRRSNADSSEEELDYYNRTNYFDALMSGSTPRGSSFSQLVSIIIATLFPKYGLLLDSLLDFQVIF, from the coding sequence ATGTCAGGAATAAACCAGTTTGTTGCAACCTGCTGGACTTGCCTTCTGCTCTCTGCTTTCCTGTGTGAGCCCGTGCTTTCCAAGGGCGGTCGTGGGGGCTCCCGGGGCTCCTCTCGGGGTTCCCCCTCCCGCAGCTCCACAGCAGGGACTTACAGGGGAGGGGGTGCTTACGGCGGGACCCGTTCCCGCTTTAGGGTGGCAGGGCGGTCATCCCCTGTGAGGGTGgcgagtgcagcagcagcaggggcaGCTGTGGCTTTAACAGCAGATAAATGGTACGCCTCCGCTTACCGTCGCAGCAACGCGGACAGCTCAGAGGAAGAGCTGGATTACTACAACAGGACCAATTACTTTGATGCACTGATGTCAGGCTCCACTCCTAGAGGATCTTCTTTCTCTCAACTGGTTTCTATTATTATTGCAACATTGTTCCCAAAATATGGACTCCTACTGGACAGTTTATTAGACTTTCAGGTTATTTTTTAG
- the echs1 gene encoding enoyl-CoA hydratase, mitochondrial — protein MAFLCRNAALLLKPSRAAPAVLSAARLYSSGGQYEYILVEKRGEKSNVGFIQLNRPKALNALCDGLMREVGRALDAFEDDGDVGAIVITGSERAFAAGADIKEMQNRTFQECYGGNFLAHWNRVSTVRKPVIAAVNGFALGGGCELAMMCDIIYAGEKAQFGQPEILLGTIPGAGGTQRLTRAVGKSLAMEMVLTGDRITAQDAKQSGLVSKIYPVDQLVSEAVKCGEKIAANSKLVSAMAKEAVNAAFELTLAEGNRLEKRLFHATFATDDRKEGMTAFVEKRKASFQDK, from the exons ATGGCTTTCCTCTGCAGAAACGCTGCTTTACTCCTGAAACCCTCCAGAGCTGCACCTGCCGTCTTGTCCGCCGCCCGCCTCTACAGCTCAG GAGGTCAGTATGAGTACATTTTGGTGGAAAAGCGTGGTGAGAAGAGCAACGTCGGTTTCATCCAGCTGAACCGGCCAAAGGCTCTCAACGCCCTCTGTGATGGTCTGATGAGGGAGGTGGGTCGGGCTCTGGatgcctttgaggatgatgggGACGTCGGGGCCATCGTCATCACCGGCAGTGAGAGAGCATTTGCAG CTGGTGCGGACATCAAAGAGATGCAGAACCGAACCTTCCAGGAGTGTTATGGTGGAAACTTCCTGGCTCACTGGAACAGAGTGTCCACAGTGAGGAAGCCTGTGATTGCAGCTGTTAATGGATTTGCT CTGGGTGGAGGCTGTGAGCTGGCGATGATGTGTGACATCATCTACGCTGGAGAAAAGGCGCAGTTCGGACAACCAGAGATCCTGCTGGGGACCATTCCTG GGGCTGGAGGCACCCAGAGGCTGACTCGTGCTGTGGGAAAGTCTCTGGCTATGGAGATGGTTCTTACAGGAGACAGAATCACTGCACAAGACGCCAAACAGTCAG gTTTGGTGAGTAAAATTTATCCTGTGGACCAGTTGGTATCTGAAGCTGTGAAATGTGGAGAGAAAATTGCTGCAAACTCTAAACTGGTCTCTGCTATGGCTAAAGAGGCTGTGAACGCAG CCTTTGAGCTGACTTTGGCTGAGGGTAACCGTCTGGAAAAGCGTTTGTTCCACGCCACCTTCGCTACA gatgATCGTAAAGAAGGCATGACAGCATTTGTGGAGAAGAGAAAAGCCAGTTTCCAGGACAAGTAA